TGCGAGCACAACAACGTCGCCGGTCGTCCAGGGTCAGGCAGCTCCCGCCGAACCGGTCGCCCCCACGCGGCGATCGAGCCCGACAGCGGCACCAGTCGTCCCGGGGCAGGCTGGCGCGCCCTCCGATACCCGCACCGCCGACCCCACGACCACCGGCGACCCGACGACTACCACCGACCCGGCGACCACCGACGACGAGCCGGCCGCCGGGGCGGTGGCGGAGCAGCCCTCCCGGCGAGGACGGTTGGGCGGTCTGTTCCGCCGCAACCGGTCCCGCGCCGAAGAGGCGAGCCAGGAGCCGTCGGCCGAGACGGAGCCGCTGCCGACCCAGGACGAGGAGTTCGTCGACTGGGTCGCCGGTCTGAGCAAGCCGGTGTCGGACAATGAGCCGGAGCAGGAGAGTGGCCGCCGGTCGCTGCGCTCCACCGGTCGGCACTACCGCGACTGACCCACCAGATCGCGCATCGGAACGCCCGACCGATCAGCCCAGTTGATTGATCACCTACGAGTAGGTCCTGATTCAAGACGGGCTGCGGGCGCAGCGAAGGGCTCTCGCCATCGACTTGGCTGCCTGCCATGCCGATGTGCTGTTGAGCGGTATACCAGAGAGGTATAAATATGACTCTGAGGTATACCGCTCATTACCGCATCCGCCCCCAACGGAAGTGACCGACAGTCACCGCCGGCCGCCGGCCAGAGTGCGGGACAGTCAGGCGAGCGGCAGGTAGACCCGTCCGCCGCCGGAGACGAACTCCTCCGACTTGTCCTTCATGCCGCGGGCGGCGTACTCCTTGAGCTCCTGGGTGATCTTCATGGAGCAGAACTTCGGGCCGCACATCGAGCAGAAGTGCGCCGTCTTCGCCGGTTCCGCGGGCAGCGTCGCGTCGTGGTACGAACGCGCCGTCTCCGGGTCCAGCGAGAGGTTGAACTGGTCCTCCCACCGGAACTCGAACCGTGCCTTCGACAGCGCGTCGTCCCAGTCCTGCGCGCCGGGGTGCCCCTTCGCCAGGTCCGCCGCGTGTGCCGCGATCTTGTACGCGATCACGCCGGCCTTCACATCGTCACGGTCCGGCAGGCCGAGGTGCTCCTTGGGCGTGACGTAGCAGAGCATCGCGGTGCCGAACATTCCGATCATCGCGGCGCCGATCGCCGAGGTGATGTGGTCGTACGCCGGAGCGATGTCGGTGGTCAACGGGCCGAGCGTGTAGAAGGGCGCTTCGTGGCACCACTCCTGCTGCAGGTCCACGTTCTCCTTGATCTTGTGCATGGGCACGTGGCCGGGGCCCTCGATCATCACCTGCACGTCGTACGCCCAGGCGACAGTCGTCAGCTCGCCAAGGGTGCGCAGCTCGGCGAACTGCGCCTCGTCGTTGGCGTCGGCAATCGAGCCGGGCCGCAGCCCGTCGCCGAGGGAGAACGTCACGTCGTACTTCGCGAGCAGCGCACACAGCTCCTCGAAGTTCGTGTAGAGGAAGTTCTCCTCGTGGTGCGCCAGGCACCACGCCGCCATGATCGAGCCGCCTCGGGACACGATCCCGGTCACCCGGTCCACGGCCAGCGGCACGTACGGCAGGAGCACCCCGGCGTGCACCGTCATGTAGTCCACGCCCTGCTCAGCCTGCTCGATCACGGTCTCCCGGAACACCTCCCAGCTCAACTTCACCGGGTCGCCGCCGACCTTCTCCAACGCCTGGTAGATCGGGACCGTCCCGATCGGCACCGACGAATTCCGCACGATCGCCTCGCGGGTCTCGTGGATCCGCTTGCCGGTGGACAGGTCCATCACGGTGTCCGCACCCCACCGGGTGGCCCAGGTCAGCTTCTCCACCTCCTCGGCGACCGACGAGCTGACCGCCGAGGTGCCGATGTTGGCGTTCACCTTGACCAGGAACGCCTTACCGATGATCGCCGGCTCGCACTCCGGGTGGTTCACGTTGAGCGGCAGCACCGCCCGACCGGCGGCGATCTCGGCCCGCACCAACTCCGGGTCGACGTTCTCCCGGATCGCCACGAACTCCATCTCCGGCGTCACCACGCCGGCCCGCGCGTACGCCAGCTGCGTGGGCCGGCGACCGTCCACCCCGGCGAGCGGCGTGCCCGCACCCCGCACCGGCGCCACATCACCCCGCTCGGCGATCCACGGTCCGCGCAGCGGCGGCAGCCCCACCTCAGGATCAGATCCGGGACCCGACGTGTCGTAGAGCCGCACCGGCGGATGGTCACCGGTCAGCTCCACCTCCGCGAACGGCACCCGGACGTCCGGCCGTGAACCCTCGACGTACACCTTGCCTCGTGCCTGCATGACAGCCTCCCTGGTGATCAAGCGGACCAGCCGAAGTGGTCCAGCGGCCCACGTCCCGCGCCCAGCTCCCAACCCCGCGCGCCGGTCAGCGCGCGGAGCACGTACTCCTTGGCGGCCCCCACCGCCGCCGGCACCGGATCGCCCAACGCGAGCCGCACGGCGATCGCCGCCGAGAACGAACATCCGGTGCCGTGGGTGTGCCGGGTGGTCACCCGGGGCGCGCGCAGCAGGGTGGTGACGCCGCCGCCGTGCAGCACGTCGACCGCTTCGCCCCCGTCCAGGTCACCGCCCGTGACCACCACGTATTCCGAGCCGCCCGCCACGAGGGCTTCGGCGGCCACGACCATCCCGGCCACGTCGTCCACCGGGCGCCCGGTGATGGCCGCGGCCTCCGCACAGTTCGGTGTCGCCACCCTGGCGTACGGCAGCAGCCGCTCCACCGCGCCCACCACACCGAGCCGATGACCACTGGTGGCTACCAGCACCGGATCGACGACGAGTTGGGGCAGCCGACCGTCCCTCGCG
The nucleotide sequence above comes from Micromonospora luteifusca. Encoded proteins:
- the thiD gene encoding bifunctional hydroxymethylpyrimidine kinase/phosphomethylpyrimidine kinase — its product is MTPRTLLTIAGSDSGGGAGIQADLKVFAALGAYGTSILTAVTAQNTRGVDAVLPLPPRTVTEQLESVLGDFTIGAVKTGMLGTPAVADVVADVARDGRLPQLVVDPVLVATSGHRLGVVGAVERLLPYARVATPNCAEAAAITGRPVDDVAGMVVAAEALVAGGSEYVVVTGGDLDGGEAVDVLHGGGVTTLLRAPRVTTRHTHGTGCSFSAAIAVRLALGDPVPAAVGAAKEYVLRALTGARGWELGAGRGPLDHFGWSA
- the thiC gene encoding phosphomethylpyrimidine synthase ThiC, which gives rise to MQARGKVYVEGSRPDVRVPFAEVELTGDHPPVRLYDTSGPGSDPEVGLPPLRGPWIAERGDVAPVRGAGTPLAGVDGRRPTQLAYARAGVVTPEMEFVAIRENVDPELVRAEIAAGRAVLPLNVNHPECEPAIIGKAFLVKVNANIGTSAVSSSVAEEVEKLTWATRWGADTVMDLSTGKRIHETREAIVRNSSVPIGTVPIYQALEKVGGDPVKLSWEVFRETVIEQAEQGVDYMTVHAGVLLPYVPLAVDRVTGIVSRGGSIMAAWCLAHHEENFLYTNFEELCALLAKYDVTFSLGDGLRPGSIADANDEAQFAELRTLGELTTVAWAYDVQVMIEGPGHVPMHKIKENVDLQQEWCHEAPFYTLGPLTTDIAPAYDHITSAIGAAMIGMFGTAMLCYVTPKEHLGLPDRDDVKAGVIAYKIAAHAADLAKGHPGAQDWDDALSKARFEFRWEDQFNLSLDPETARSYHDATLPAEPAKTAHFCSMCGPKFCSMKITQELKEYAARGMKDKSEEFVSGGGRVYLPLA